From Brachionichthys hirsutus isolate HB-005 chromosome 2, CSIRO-AGI_Bhir_v1, whole genome shotgun sequence, one genomic window encodes:
- the wu:fa11c10 gene encoding protein FAM110A translates to MPVETLHPSDGGLTGVSFRILNKGPDYFRRQAEPGARKPSAVERLEADKAKYVKSQQVALTRQAPIKPPSIRKPLVPPGMMFQLSTPPARKVPHCPADVDNGGGREGPGRRRGPALNLDILNNLINDVRDGPGPCSQSSSSSSSPSSGAKSISSSLSAEQVRSNRLLNNLKRLNRSNVNSSSTSSCTSSPLSNHLQTSAAETSRRPPPVPVRAPRIGVPAPYSSPNSVTVRRVDVRPQAGTRKHQRNQVQPHLRPRQTAQGQVAHPQVPPPQKQAHPQLNAPSLTFPPPPYIPPSPMLVRAGMIPPASPAFTRISNTSSKGSARKHPFLHRSKSDLSDRYSRATADMERFFNYCGLDPEEVEGMGGVEHFTRANSDIVSVSKLQSVSTPSSEAERGRGDEGAYDNEDGPAAANDRAPYGISVIERNARVIKWLYGIRHARGANNTVSNV, encoded by the coding sequence atgCCAGTGGAGACCTTGCATCCATCAGACGGGGGTCTGACGGGGGTTTCCTTCAGGATACTCAACAAGGGTCCCGACTACTTCCGTCGCCAGGCAGAGCCCGGGGCCCGTAAACCGAGTGCGGTGGAACGTCTGGAGGCTGACAAGGCCAAATACGTGAAGAGCCAGCAGGTGGCCCTCACCCGCCAAGCCCCCATCAAACCACCAAGCATCCGCAAGCCCTTGGTTCCACCAGGGATGATGTTCCAGCTTAGCACTCCTCCAGCACGCAAAGTCCCTCACTGTCCAGCTGATGTGGACaacggaggagggagagagggacctgggaggaggagaggacctgCTCTTAACTTGGATATTCTGAACAATCTAATCAATGATGTACGCGATGGACCGGGGCCATGCTCCcagtcctcgtcctcctcatcgTCTCCGTCATCGGGAGCTAAGAGCATCAGTAGCAGTCTATCAGCAGAACAAGTGAGGAGCAACCGACTCCTCAACAACCTCAAACGATTGAATCGCAGCAACGTGAActcctcctccacatcctcCTGTACGTCATCTCCACTCAGCAACCATCTCCAGACCTCGGCGGCAGAAACGTCCCGTCGTCCCCCTCCTGTCCCGGTGAGAGCCCCTCGTATTGGTGTTCCAGCGCCCTACAGCTCCCCCAACTCGGTGACGGTGCGCAGGGTGGACGTTCGTCCTCAGGCTGGAACAAGGAAGCATCAGAGGAACCAGGTGCAGCCCCATCTCAGGCCCAGACAGACTGCCCAGGGCCAGGTGGCTCATCCCCAGGTCCCACCTCCTCAAAAACAAGCCCACCCACAGCTCAACGCTCCCTCCCTAACCTTCCCACCCCCTCCATACATACCCCCCAGTCCCATGCTTGTTCGTGCTGGCATGATCCCCCCAGCCTCTCCTGCTTTTACCCGAATATCAAACACCAGTTCCAAGGGATCTGCTCGGAAGCACCCGTTCTTGCACCGCTCCAAGTCGGACCTGAGTGACCGCTACTCCCGTGCAACAGCGGACATGGAGCGCTTCTTCAACTACTGTGGGCTGGAcccggaggaggtggagggcatGGGGGGAGTGGAGCATTTCACCAGAGCCAACTCAGACATTGTGTCCGTCTCCAAACTCCAAAGCGTAAGTACTCCCAGCTCAGAGGCTGAGCGTGGGAGGGGGGACGAAGGAGCCTACGATAATGAGGACGGGCCCGCCGCGGCCAACGATCGGGCGCCCTACGGTATCTCCGTCATCGAGAGGAATGCCCGGGTCATCAAGTGGCTGTATGGCATCCGTCACGCGCGAGGCGCTAATAACACGGTCTCTAATGTGTAG
- the LOC137904943 gene encoding natriuretic peptides A-like, producing the protein MRTAVLWGLLVLLWQHTPVSSHVLGRPSSEGDLARLKSLLERFEETLAEAAQQENSDYEVTDQDPEQSQAGRGWSLDQDGDQDPLTSGRAQGPAEGRGRPASQRDLLQDLLMTTRKRASSCFGARMDRIGNASGLGCNNGRGKSGNDESDGSIDVKSSSIIMINNPY; encoded by the exons ATGAGGACCGCGGTCCTGTGGGGCCTACTGGTCCTACTATGGCAGCACACACCGGTCAGCAGCCACGTACTGGGGAGACCGTCCTCCGAGGGCGACCTGGCCCGGCTCAAG TCCTTACTGGAGCGCTTTGAGGAGACGCTGGCTGAAGCAGCCCAGCAGGAGAACTCCGATTATGAAGTCACAGACCAGGATCCGGAGCAAAGCCAGGCTGGCCGAGGATGGAGCCTCGACCAGGATGGGGACCAAGACCCTCTGACATCAGGCAGAGCTCAGGGGCCGGCCGAGGGCCGCGGCAGGCCGGCAAGCCAAAGAGACCTACTGCAGGACCTGCTGATGACCACCAGGAAACGGGCCTCAAGCTGCTTCGGAGCCCGGATGGACCGGATAGGGAACGCCAGCGGTCTGGGATGCAACAATGGACGAGGTAAGAGTGGAAATGATGAGAGTGACGGGAGTATTGATGTCAAATCCTCCTCAATAATCATGATCAATAATCCATACTAA